A single window of Coffea eugenioides isolate CCC68of chromosome 7, Ceug_1.0, whole genome shotgun sequence DNA harbors:
- the LOC113777225 gene encoding putative late blight resistance protein homolog R1B-12 → MASTSITCISSTLDDLQALENGYPEFPNWPQKYLRRKLRHLRTFLLCARKYSNDDVQLPFDNKKNQANNHHASLEALAVRIGEAIPKWAKEIQSSYQPWKVVHHLEKDLGSFEQEICEWYVVFLGSSSRQSSNSVVRKDDLMEFMDSLLENLVNFRPKSRLAHQVRLIKALEEKLAFMKNFIRFLTLHDVENTELGPLLVHTEAVAINAAGLSYKFQFKKGFGSPEDIKESISELPQKSFPVEPQVLETCMQALIASKLSRQSYGDTDEHILRDFYHSLLCNLWEILKHGTCPVILRQLQMFYEGLDSLRNILKEKPKEFDEKVRDPTRVVKCYGGDFISPLSLNAIKDAIQAKDMDIVCSELSEIIKLIDAVITEKCPESSSFNFPKTNGLGFVDSLLKKMMDVTSSEAGSIALIDHPIQKVQEELVCLRSLLRKIVGLQNEDEEVQGIWNRIVGVAYRIEFLIDSLITGNIIDSSSMSIHSILEEMNIIKAAALKICDSERLGGKVKEVTKRFNHMPQEGSKPIVNDVVVGFEDETASIINGLRHGSCQVKIVSIVGMPGQGKTTLARKVYNSSSVTSYFHKRAWCTVSQVYHKRNLLFEILTCIESKLPEDVFKMGEEDLALEVKRHLLKNRYLIVLDDVWDIDAWNGLEASFPDDRNGSRVILTSRLRGVAPQDKLDHEPYSLRQLTPNETWDLLKLKLYPGQDLAPPELCEIRQQVVEMCQGLPLTVVILAGILSRMDRYGWKEAVEGLSSRNVSSTEQCTATLELSYKHLPDTLKACFLYFGAFPEDREHNTKRLISLWVAEGFVQKTHLKRSEDVGNDYLMELISRSLVIVSKPRSIDGVKACRIHDLLYEFCVTKAKEEKLLQQVRRYDDLSAFTVPCYPRRLCIIDSKLEHFDNLRDNLDNSSQLRDLDFLSCLSLDPEENISKLLRKFPNIRKLRCSVNLKPDVQYHVVMDCLSQLESLSLSCVIYGGDRYQLDFQFPLTIKKLTLSYFRMPWSKMAAIGNLPNLEVLKLLKQAFEGEIWEMEVEKFPKVCFLKLASLNIAKWTASSEYDEQDYFPGLQKLVLDRCGALQEIPSCLRNSSALEIIEVSKCPNCTSSLEEIQEEQRSNGNTDLKILIS, encoded by the exons ATGGCCTCCACTAGTATCACTTGTATTTCTTCCACCTTGGATGATCTGCAAGCGCTGGAGAACGGTTATCCAGAATTTCCAAATTGGCCGCAGAAGTACCTGAGACGCAAGCTAAGACATCTGAGAACATTTCTTCTGTGTGCGAGAAAATACAGCAACGATGATGTGCAATTACCATTTGACAACAAAAAGAACCAGGCAAATAATCATCATGCAAGCCTAGAAGCTCTGGCAGTTCGGATTGGCGAAGCCATTCCCAAGTGGGCAAAGGAGATCCAATCTTCTTATCAGCCTTGGAAAGTGGTCCATCATTTAGAAAAAGACTTGGGATCCTTCGAACAAGAAATTTGCGAATGGTACGTCGTTTTCTTGGGTTCCTCGTCACGGCAGTCCAGTAATTCGGTCGTTCGAAAAGATGACCTTATGGAATTCATGGATTCTCTTCTGGAGAATCTAGTGAATTTTCGTCCAAAGAGTCGGCTGGCACATCAAGTTCGACTAATTAAAGCCCTTGAAGAGAAGCTGGCGTTCATGAAAAACTTCATCCGTTTTCTCACACTGCATGACGTTGAAAACACAGAATTGGGACCCTTGTTGGTTCACACTGAAGCTGTGGCTATCAATGCAGCAGGCCTCTCTTATAAGTTCCAGTTTAAGAAGGGTTTCGGATCTCCCGAGGATATCAAGGAAAGCATTTCGGAACTGCCGCAGAAGAGTTTTCCTGTTGAACCGCAAGTCCTTGAGACTTGTATGCAGGCCCTGATTGCTTCAAAATTATCAAGACAATCATACGGAGATACAGATGAGCACATATTGAGAGACTTCTACCATTCTCTCCTGTGTAATCTTTGGGAGATACTAAAGCATGGTACTTGTCCTGTGATTTTGCGTCAACTACAAATGTTTTACGAGGGGCTAGACTCCTTGAGAAACATTTTGAAGGAGAAGCCAAAGGAGTTCGATGAGAAAGTAAGAGATCCTACTCGAGTCGTGAAATGTTATGGAGGAGATTTTATTTCCCCACTCTCTCTGAATGCAATCAAAGACGCTATACAAGCCAAGGATATGGATATCGTGTGTTCTGAGTTATCCGAAATAATTAAGCTCATCGATGCAGTAATCACAGAGAAGTGTCCAGAATCATCATCATTCAATTTTCCTAAGACCAATGGACTGGGCTTTGTTGATTCCCTTCTAAAAAAGATGATGGATGTGACAAGTTCTGAGGCTGGCTCGATTGCTTTGATCGATCATCCAATTCAAAAAGTCCAGGAAGAACTTGTTTGTTTACGTTCTTTGCTGCGGAAAATTGTGGGCCTGCAAAATGAAGATGAGGAGGTCCAGGGAATTTGGAATCGTATTGTTGGGGTGGCATACAGGATAGAGTTTCTTATTGACTCCTTAATTACTGGAAATATCATAGATTCTTCTTCAATGtccattcattccattttagaAGAAATGAACATCATTAAAGCTGCGGCCTTGAAGATTTGTGATAGCGAAAGACTTGGTGGAAAAGTTAAGGAAGTAACGAAGAGATTCAATCACATGCCACAAGAAGGAAGTAAGCCAATAGTCAATGATGTGGTGGTGGGATTCGAGGATGAGACAGCATCGATAATCAATGGACTCAGACATGGATCATGCCAAGTGAAAATTGTTTCCATTGTGGGTATGCCAGGACAAGGTAAGACAACTTTAGCCAGAAAAGTTTACAATAGTTCTTCAGTTACGTCCTATTTTCATAAGCGGGCTTGGTGTACTGTTTCTCAAGTAtaccacaagagaaatctgttatttgaaattttgacttgcATTGAATCCAAGCTTCCTGAAGATGTTTTTAAGATGGGTGAAGAAGATCTGGCTCTTGAAGTCAAAAGACATTTGCTGAAAAATAGATATCTCATTGTTTTGGACGATGTATGGGACATTGATGCATGGAACGGATTGGAAGCCTCATTCCCTGATGATAGAAATGGAAGTAGAGTTATCTTGACAAGTCGGCTCCGTGGTGTTGCTCCGCAAGACAAACTCGACCATGAACCATATTCTCTTCGTCAACTCACTCCTAATGAGACCTGGGATTTGCTAAAATTGAAGTTATACCCTGGACAAGATTTGGCTCCTCCAGAACTATGCGAAATTCGACAACAAGTCGTGGAAATGTGTCAAGGACTACCTCTTACGGTTGTCATTCTTGCCGGAATTCTCTCAAGGATGGACCGATATGGTTGGAAAGAAGCTGTGGAAGGTTTAAGTTCAAGGAATGTTTCTAGTACAGAACAATGTACCGCTACATTGGAGCTGAGTTACAAACATTTACCTGATACTTTGAAGgcatgttttctttattttggagcCTTTCCAGAAGACCGTGAACACAATACCAAGAGGTTGATTTCTCTATGGGTCGCTGAAGGTTTTGTTCAAAAAACTCATCTCAAGAGATCAGAGGATGTGGGAAATGATTACCTGATGGAACTTATTAGCAGAAGCTTGGTCATAGTTTCGAAACCAAGATCCATTGATGGGGTCAAAGCTTGTCGCATTCACGATTTGTTATATGAGTTTTGTGTGACAAAAGCCAAAGAAGAAAAGCTTTTGCAGCAGGTACGTAGGTATGATGACTTGTCTGCTTTCACTGTGCCATGCTACCCACGCCGCTTATGCATTATTGATTCTAAGCTCGAGCACTTTGACAACTTGAG aGACAATCTTGACAACTCGTCACAGTTGCGTGACTTAGATTTCTTGTCCTGTTTGTCTCTCGATCCTGAGGAAAACATCAGCAAGCTGTTGAGAAAGTTTCCAAATATCCGTAAGCTGAGATGCTCTGTCAATCTGAAGCCAGATGTTCAATATCATGTAGTAATGGATTGTCTAAGTCAGTTGGAATCACTCAGTCTGAGTTGCGTTATTTATGGAGGTGACCGATATCAGTTAGATTTCCAATTTCCTTTGACTATTAAAAAATTGACCCTATCTTATTTTCGCATGCCATGGAGCAAAATGGCAGCAATTGGAAATCTACCCAATCTTGAGGTGCTCAAATTACTCAAACAAGCCTTTGAGGGGGAAATATGGGAAATGGAAGTAGAGAAGTTCCCTAAAGTTTGTTTCTTGAaattagcttccttgaacattGCGAAGTGGACAGCCTCCTCCGAGTACGACGAGCAGGACTATTTTCCTGGTCTCCAGAAGTTAGTATTGGATCGCTGTGGAGCATTGCAGGAGATCCCTTCTTGTTTGAGAAATAGTTCTGCCCTTGAAATAATTGAGGTGTCAAAATGTCCCAACTGTACCAGTTCATTAGAAGAAATTCAGGAAGAGCAAAGAAGCAACGGAAATACCGatctgaagatccttatctcATAA